The Pungitius pungitius chromosome 10, fPunPun2.1, whole genome shotgun sequence genome has a window encoding:
- the asmt gene encoding acetylserotonin O-methyltransferase, with protein sequence MAESGETGPSGGAPAADLYPKKILEYMEGFLVSKTVFSACELGVFDVLLAAELPRSAEEVSQAVGASLDGTQRLLAACTGLQLLNTHQENGQVLYSNSEQASVYLTRSSPVSLYQSIQYSSRTIYHCWHYLTDAVREGRNQYEKAFGVSSNDLFQALYRSDEEMLKFMQLMNSIWNICGKDVVTAFDLSPFNIICDLGGCSGALAKHCTSAYPECTVTIFDLPKVVQTSREHFVAGADGRINFHEGDFFKDPLPEADLYILARILHDWTDERCTELLSRVNRACKPGGGVLLVEALLHEDGSGPVTAQLYSLNMLVQTEGRERTAAQYAALLAAAGFTGVRHRLTGKIYDAVLGRKEG encoded by the exons ATGGCTGAGAGTGGAGAGACGGGACCGTCGGGGGGAGCACCCGCCGCGGACCTTTACCCCAAAAAGATACTGGAATACATGGAAGGCTTCCTCGTCtccaag ACGGTGTTCTCGGCCTGCGAGCTGGGTGTGTTCGACGTGCTGCTGGCTGCGGAGCTCCCCCGCTCTGCAGAGGAGGTCAGTCAGGCGGTCGGAGCGAGTCTGGACGGCACTCAGAGACTGCTGGCCGCCTGCACCGGCCTGCAGCTCCTCAACACACACCAGGAAAACGGACaag TGCTGTACAGTAACAGCGAGCAGGCCAGCGTCTACCTGACCCGCTCCAGCCCCGTGTCCCTCTACCAGTCCATCCAGTACAGCTCCAGGACCATCTACCACTGCTGGCACTACCTGACCGACGCTGTCAG AGAGGGAAGGAACCAGTATGAAAAGGCTTTTGGAGTCAGCTCCAACGACCTGTTCCAGGCTCTCTACAG gtctgATGAGGAGATGCTGAAGTTTATGCAGTTGATGAACTCTATCTGGAACATCTGCGGTAAGGACGTGGTCACGGCCTTCGACCTTTCGCCTTTCAACATCATCTGCGACCTCGGAG GCTGCAGTGGAGCTTTAGCCAAGCACTGCACGTCAGCCTACCCAGAATGCACCGTGACGATCTTTGACCTCCCCAAGGTGGTGCAGACGTCGAGGGAACACTTTGTCGCCGGGGCCGACGGGAGGATAAACTTCCACGAGG gagACTTCTTCAAAGACCCCCTGCCAGAGGCCGACCTCTACATCCTCGCCAGAATCCTCCACGACTGGACAGACGAGCGCTGCACGGAGCTTCTGAGTAGAGTCAACAGAGCCTGCAAACCCG GAGGCGGCGTGTTGCTGGTGGAGGCGTTGCTCCACGAGGACGGCTCCGGCCCTGTGACGGCGCAGCTCTACTCCCTGAACATGCTGGTGCAGACGGAGGGCCGGGAGAGGACGGCTGCTCAGTACGCCGCCCTGCTGGCCGCCGCCGGCTTCACCGGCGTCCGGCACCGCCTCACCGGGAAGATCTACGACGCCGTGCTGGGCCGCAAAGAGGGATGA
- the akap17a gene encoding A-kinase anchor protein 17A has product MSATMTTIVHDTTEAVCFSSDYNLYLKPIAKMTISVALPQLKLPGKSISNWEVMERIKAMVAPEQFSALRISKSTMDFIRFEGEVENKTVVKSLLSRLDGKTIKLSGFTDVLKVRAIENKVDFPTRHDWDSFFRDAKDMNESLPGERPDTIHLEGLPCRWFSQKDSPYPDRPSEDVLISVFETFGKVRHVDIPMLDPYREEMLDKNFNTFSFGGHLNFEAYVQFQEYDGFTKAMDTLRSMKLMLKGDDGKAVACNIKVSFDTSKHLSELALKRRNLERLKLQELERQREEQKRQEKEDEERRKEEERKQKEQEEEEKERRKEDRIRKREQKLREREERRTMKKVRRQQQEEQKKLQMKIAMEERRLLLAQRNLESIRLIAELLARAKDQKQQQQEKQKAEREELERQEQARQKEELSRLQQLEARRRKQEEELRRVEVEKERALELQRREKELREKLLCNLVKKSSGNATTPPGAPEQATSEEAPDPRGNDVMFGVLGRMYGVKAMESGEKQMSKAGPHSQALGKKRTTEERRVGEDKKKDRERKKKKEEEEVRGRHSREHASDRNHSPRKRSSHSRGRRRRSPSCDRRRRSSSQRRRSSSRHRRSLSHRGSRRCSHSNYSRSTSSSRDRSRSSSGRSYSGERSNMRSRHRHIRGSSRSRDGGSHSHYRYKRRSSSRDRSHFRRC; this is encoded by the exons ATGTCCGCTACAATGACCACGATTGTCCACGACACTACGGAAGCAGTGTGCTTCTCCTCAGACTACAACCTGTACCTCAAGCCCATTGCCAAAATGACCATCAGCGTGGCTCTGCCACAGCTGAAGCTGCCGGGCAAGAGCATCTCAAACTGGGAAGTAATGGAGAGGATAAAGGCCATGGTAGCTCCAGAGCAGTTCTCGGCCCTGCGGATCTCCAAGAGCACCATGGACTTCATCCGGTTCGAGGGCGAGGTGGAGAACAAGACGGTGGTCAAGAGCCTGCTGTCTCGCCTGGATGGGAAGACCATCAAACTCAGTGGATTTACTGATGTACTGAAG GTCCGTGCAATAGAGAATAAAGTGGACTTCCCTACACGTCACGACTGGGACTCCTTCTTCCGCGATGCCAAGGATATGAATGAGAGTCTGCCGGGAGAGAGACCGGACACCATCCACCTAGAGGGACTCCCTTGCCGCTGGTTCAGCCAGAAGGACAGCCCGTACCCAGACCGGCCCTCTGAGGACGTCCTCATTTCGGTCTTTGAGACATTCGGCAAG GTGCGACATGTGGACATCCCCATGCTGGACCCATACCGGGAGGAGATGCTGGACAAGAACTTCAACACATTCAGTTTCGGGGGTCATCTGAACTTTGAGGCTTATGTCCAGTTCCAGGAGTATGACGGCTTCACCAAGGCAATGGACACCCTGCGCAGCATGAAGCTGATGCTGAAAGGAGACGATGGAAAAGCAGTAGCCTGCAACATCAAG GTGTCCTTTGACACCAGCAAACACTTGAGTGAGTTGGCTCTGAAGAGGAGGAACCTGGAGAGGCTCAAGTTACAAGAGctggagaggcagagggaggagcagaAACGTCAGGAGAAGGAAGATGAGGAGCGAcgtaaggaggaggagag AAAACAGAAGGagcaagaagaggaggagaaggagaggagaaaggaagACAGGATACGAAAGCGAGAGCAGAAGCtgcgggagagagaggagcggagGACCATGAAGAAGGTGAGGCGACAGCAgcaagaggagcagaagaagctgcAGATGAAGATCGccatggaggagaggaggctgctgctggctcAGCGAAACCTGGAGTCCATTCGTCTCATCGCTGAGCTCCTGGCCAGGGCCAAG gaccagaagcagcagcagcaggagaaacaGAAAGCTGAgcgggaggagctggagaggcagGAGCAGGCGCGTCAGAAGGAGGAGCTGTCTCgtctccagcagctggaggccCGCAGACgcaagcaggaggaggagctccgccgggtggaggtggagaaggagcgaGCACTAGAGCTCCAGCGGCGCGagaaggagctcagggagaAACTGCTTTGCAACCTCGTGAAGAAAAGCAGCGGTAACGCCACGACACCCCCAGGCGCACCGGAGCAGGCCACGAGTGAGGAGGCCCCCGACCCTCGGGGCAATGATGTAATGTTCGGAGTCCTGGGTCGGATGTATGGAGTGAAGGCAATGGAGAGCGGGGAGAAGCAGATGTCCAAAGCCGGCCCGCATTCACAAGCTCTCGGGAAAAAACGAAcaacggaggagaggagagttggggaagacaagaagaaggaccgggagagaaagaagaagaaggaggaggaggaggtgaggggacGGCACAGTAGGGAGCATGCGAGTGACCGCAACCACTCCCCACGGAAGAGGAGCTCACACAGCCGAGGGAGGAGAAGGCGCTCTCCGAGCTGTGACAGGAGGCGAAGGAGCTCGAGCCAACGGAGGAGGAGCTCCAGCCGCCACAGGAGGAGCCTCAGTCACCGCGGCAGCAGGAGGTGCAGCCACAGCAATTACAGCCGGAGCACAAGCTCGAGCCGGGACAGGAGCCGAAGCAGCAGCGGGAGGAGCTACAGCGGAGAGAGGAGCAACATGCGGAGTCGGCACAGACACATCCGAGGCAGCTCCAGGAGCAGGGACGGGGGGAGTCACAGCCACTACCGGTACAAgagacgcagcagcagcagggacaggAGCCACTTCAGACGATGCTGA
- the sowahca gene encoding ankyrin repeat domain-containing protein SOWAHC, with protein MMAAPWTEKAVQEFLVERGGRVQQMELIDHFLSVSGEEDRSNGAAAREALKGIVDNVGFVKVENGVTFVCLITEGSAESVMSAGTDGHDHTECNGNIQETLDNNNGEPSTGDRTGATSLSAAGLDNDEESNGNGRPAGPSPSIKTHADAPTPGGGGQVKLRERRRRESAPLIGIADLEQAHPAGSHGQQARGARRVSKGSQRAVLTSCLSEDSAWEGLDYVGDINTPKGSRRNFIELMMSSSPQVRRSLINRGSRVRDSVKSDGDSASILSSATDEDCASVTLDPLEHEWMLCASDGLWESLQPLLAVEPGLVAKRDFVTGFTCLHWAAKQGKAELLGQLLAFSRENAVPVNVNGRSGAGYTPLHLAAMHGHTQVVRALLSDWDADPDARDYSGRRAVQYLPPALAADLRGLGVVTSPGAQSDNENTNRSGGVGRGWRFLQGNLNPLRLLNLPAGAAEDGAVSGRTKGGMQRKSSLSRLNARLHRGRHRAQIIHSASFRDTGEMGRGEELPSSPLRARPLSNLFG; from the exons ATGATGGCGGCTCCATGGACGGAAAAAGCCGTGCAGGAGTTCCTGGTGGAGCGGGGAGGGAGGGTCCAACAGATGGAGCTGATCGATCATTTCCTATCGGTTTCGGGGGAAGAGGACCGCTCGAACGGAGCAGCGGCTCGCGAGGCGCTGAAAGGCATCGTGGACAACGTGGGCTTCGTGAAGGTGGAAAACGGCGTGACATTTGTTTGCTTAATCACAGAAGGCAGCGCGGAGTCGGTGATGTCTGCAGGCACAGACGGCCACGATCACACGGAGTGCAACGGTAATATCCAGGAGACACTGGACAACAACAACGGCGAGCCCAGCACCGGAGACCGAACAG GAGCAACCAGCCTGTCGGCTGCCGGCCTGGACAATGACGAAGAGTCGAATGGCAACGGGCGACCTGCGGGCCCTTCCCCTAGCATCAAGACCCACGCAGATGCACCTACACCTGGTGGAGGTGGGCAGGTGAAGCTGCGGGAGAGGAGAAGGCGCGAGTCCGCCCCCCTGATCGGGATTGCGGATCTCGAGCAGGCTCACCCCGCGGGCTCCCACGGCCAGCAGGCGCGAGGGGCACGCAGGGTGTCCAAGGGTTCCCAGCGGGCCGTGCTGACCAGCTGCCTTTCTGAAGACAGCGCTTGGGAAGGGCTGGACTATGTCGGAGACATCAACACGCCCAAGGGAAGCCGCAGGAACTTCATAGAGCTGATGATGAGTAGTTCCCCTCAG GTCCGGAGGTCTCTGATCAACCGGGGTTCGCGCGTACGGGACTCGGTGAAGAGCGACGGAGACTCGGCCTCGATCCTCTCCTCGGCCACCGACGAGGACTGCGCGTCAGTGACCCTGGACCCGCTGGAGCACGAGTGGATGCTGTGCGCCTCGGACGGGCTGTGGGAAAGCCTGCAGCCGCTGCTCGCCGTGGAGCCCGGCCTCGTGGCCAAGAGGGACTTCGTCACCGGCTTCACCTGCCTCCACTGGGCGGCCAAGCAGGGCAAAGCCGAGCTGCTCGGCCAGCTGCTGGCCTTCTCCAGGGAGAACGCCGTGCCCGTGAATGTGAACGGTAGATCCGGCGCTGGATACACACCGCTGCACCTGGCCGCCATGCACGGACACACGCAG gtggtgCGCGCGTTGCTGTCAGACTGGGACGCCGACCCCGATGCTCGAGACTACAGCGGGAGGCGAGCCGTCCAGTACCTGCCCCCGGCGCTGGCCGCCGACCTGCGGGGTCTGGGCGTGGTCACCTCTCCGGGGGCCCAGTCAGACAACGAAAACACCAACAGAAGCGGCGGCGTAGGCCGGGGGTGGCGATTCCTGCAGGGCAACTTGAACCCACTGCGGCTGCTGAACCTACCGGCCGGGGCGGCGGAGGACGGAGCCGTGAGCGGGAGGACCAAAGGGGGGATGCAGAGGAAGTCTTCCCTGAGCCGACTGAACGCCCGGCTGCACCGAGGACGCCACCGCGCCCAGATCATCCACAGCGCCTCCTTCAGGGACACGGGGGAgatggggagaggagaggagctccCCAGCAGCCCTCTCCGAGCCCGACCCCTCTCCAACCTGTTTGGGTAA
- the septin10 gene encoding septin 10 — translation MASSDVARQPDNRVRPLSLAGHVGFDSLPDQLVNKSICQGFCFNILCIGETGIGKSTLMDTLFNTNFENFESSHFEPQVKLRAQTYDLQESNVRLRLTVVNTVGFGDQMNKQESYQPVVDYIDRQFESYLQEELKIKRSLHNYHDSRVHACLYFISPSGHSLKSLDLVTMKKLDSKVNIIPVIAKADTISKSELHKFKIKIMSELVSNGVQIYQFPLDDETVAKVNTTMNGHLPFAVVGSTEEVSVGNKMVKARQYPWGVVQVENESHCDFVKLREMLICVNMEDLREQTHTRHYELYRRCKLEEMGFKDTGPECKPVSLQQTYEAKRQEFLVELQKREDEMRQMFVQRVKEKESELKEAERELQSRFEQLKRLHADEKSSLEEKKRLLDDDQSSFGKRRAAAQLLQAQSLTANGKKDKDRKNSGFM, via the exons ATGGCTTCATCTGATGTTGCGCGACAGCCG GATAACCGAGTCCGACCCCTGTCCCTGGCTGGCCATGTGGGCTTTGACAGCCTCCCAGATCAGCTTGTCAACAAGTCCATCTGCCAGGGCTTCTGCTTCAATATTCTCTGCATAG GTGAAACCGGTATCGGCAAGTCGACTCTGATGGACACTCTGTTCAATACCAACTTTGAGAACTTTGAGTCATCCCACTTTGAGCCTCAAGTGAAACTGCGTGCCCAAACCTATGACCTGCAGGAGAGCAATGTCCGCCTACGCCTTACCGTGGTCAACACTGTGGGCTTCGGAgaccaaatgaacaaacaagaGAG CTACCAGCCAGTGGTGGACTACATCGACAGGCAGTTTGAGAGTTATCTACAGGAAGAGCTGAAAATCAAACGATCTCTTCACAACTACCACGACTCGCGAGTCCATGCCTGCCTGTACTTCATCTCCCCCTCGGGTCATTCACTCAAATCCCTGGACCTGGTCACAATGAAGAAACTAGACAGCAAG GTGAACATCATCCCGGTGATCGCCAAAGCCGACACCATCAGTAAGAGCGAGTTGCACAAGTTCAAGATCAAAATCATGAGCGAGCTGGTCAGCAACGGAGTCCAAATCTACCAGTTCCCCCTGGACGATGAGACCGTGGCCAAGGTCAACACAACCATGAAC GGTCATTTGCCGTTCGCTGTGGTGGGCAGCACAGAGGAAGTGTCTGTGGGCAATAAGATGGTGAAGGCTCGTCAGTATCCCTGGGGCGTGGTTCAAG TGGAGAACGAGAGTCACTGCGACTTTGTGAAGCTGAGGGAGATGCTGATCTGTGTAAACATGGAGGACCTGAgggagcagacacacacgcgccacTATGAGCTGTACAGGCGCTGCAAGCTGGAGGAAATGGGATTCAAAGACACGGGTCCCGAGTGCAAACCCGTCAG cTTGCAGCAGACTTATGAGGCCAAGCGACAGGAGTTCCTGGTGGAGCTGCAGAAGAGAGAGGACGAGATGAGGCAGATGTTTGTGCAGAgggtgaaggagaaggagtctgagctgaaggaggctGAGCGAGAG CTGCAGAGTCGTTTTGAGCAGCTGAAGCGCCTCCATGCAGATGAGAAATCGTctctggaggaaaagaagagacTCCTGGACGACGACCAGAGCTCCTTCGGCAAGAGAAGAGCTGCcgcccagctgctgcaggcacaGAGCCTCACCGCCAACGGCAAGAAGGACAAAGACCGCAAGAA TTCTGGCTTCATGTGA